The Actinomycetota bacterium genome includes a region encoding these proteins:
- a CDS encoding AAA family ATPase produces the protein VFIQTEPVKDLGDLSSILDELSDISVENVVEDTNNEISAIFSPNDFKKVEKFREDDIQQIVDILRSSYEYIFLDLPNNLNLNSTKAGINSSDELIIVTLPQFLSIRRCDCLLKEITSFKKGANIHLVVNRYDSFSAIPLRHIEQFLEIPISQVISEDLTLGMMFDQKGTLLCDRKDLSVISSINKLVYIISNSKNLKVKED, from the coding sequence CTGTTTTTATTCAAACTGAGCCAGTTAAAGATTTGGGTGATTTAAGTTCAATTTTGGATGAATTAAGTGATATCTCTGTTGAAAATGTGGTTGAGGATACTAATAATGAGATATCAGCTATTTTTTCTCCAAATGATTTTAAAAAAGTAGAAAAATTCAGAGAAGATGATATTCAACAGATAGTAGATATATTAAGAAGTTCATATGAATATATATTTTTAGATCTACCTAATAACTTAAACTTAAATTCTACAAAAGCTGGTATTAATTCTTCAGATGAGCTGATAATAGTTACACTTCCACAATTTCTTTCAATAAGAAGATGCGATTGTCTACTAAAAGAAATTACTTCCTTTAAAAAGGGAGCAAATATTCATCTTGTTGTAAATCGATATGATAGCTTTTCTGCAATTCCTTTAAGACATATAGAGCAGTTTTTAGAAATTCCAATTTCTCAGGTGATATCCGAGGATTTAACACTGGGAATGATGTTTGATCAAAAAGGTACATTATTATGTGATAGAAAAGATTTATCTGTAATTAGTTCTATTAATAAA